The following DNA comes from Athene noctua chromosome 1, bAthNoc1.hap1.1, whole genome shotgun sequence.
ATCTCAAAGGAATTCTTATAAGGTATTGCAggcagaaagtgaaaaataagccTTTCTTACCTATAGAATGGCCTGCCAGGTAATCCAAGAGGATCAATGAAAGCCCTTTCTAGCAACATGAGCTGATCATTTAGTGATCTGACAGCAAGTAggctaaaaagaaaacaggaatatgTTAGCTACACAGTGTTTGGCCCACTTTCATCCCATGCCCCAGTATACACAGATCTCGATTTATGAAAGATAGTAGATCCAAGATACTGTGCAGCCCACTAAAGCCACCTAACCTGCACAACAGAATTATGCTGATCTCTACTGTGAGACAGTCTGATTCATAACCTGAAAGTCTCTTAAAGTTGTTTCGAAAGGCCAAGGAATAGTGTCAAAGAAGACAGAGACTTTCAGGTATTTCCTCTCATGTTGCATCTGATTCCTTTATCTCCTTTTCATTAGGATGCTTAGGCATCATGttgcttcttttcctttgtaCAACAGCTTTCTGAAGACCCTATTTTCCACAAAGCCAGCCAGCTGCAAATTACTTcaataaaatcacatttatttttatgtgaaacCACAACATCTGAGAAACAGGAACCTCGTGATGTTAAAATCATCTTTTGAGTCATCCAAGAATTGTGTTTTTCTGACAGCAGATTGTAAATTCCCTAGAGCAGAGACCATCTGTGTCTGTGTGCTTTGAATGGCTCTGAGCATACTACTGATGCTTAACAAATAAAAGAACTGTGAAGATTATACTGAATATATGTGGGTTTGGTAGTTTACATCCAAATTAACACTGCAAAGCTTTGAAGGCATTCACCAATAAAAAAAGGGTAAAACTTTTATCACAGTAAGGCTGGAGTAACTCAACTACCACCAATGAGATTATTTCAAGTTTACATTGGTGTAAATGGGAAACGAAACTGGTTGGTTGAATTAAAGTTTAGATTTAGGCCATCCATCAATGGAACCATTTTGAAAATGCCACATATATGTCATATATCATAAATGTCATATTTTACATAAGAAATTATTGTTAAGTCATTTATCTTGAAAGTTGCTGCCATTAAAAAGATGGCTTTTATTCTCACTTAGTCTTCCATAACGGTAAGCTAATGACTAAATTAGATTCTTCCCAAGAAATGcaacatacatatatgtatgtacaaAAGAAAGTTTGGTTTGTCATTCTGGCCATGGCCTACAAAGAAAGTGCAAATTAGTCAAATGCAAATTAGACTTTTTGGTATAGGTGGTGTACAGAATTTTTTGAAAGCTCATCAGAAAGCTCACCACAACTACAATCATGGTACAGctacagctatttttttttttttcattaagtgcTACAAGTATCTTGAAAACTAGAGTGCTGGCAAACGAAGACTACGAATCAACATCCATCCTTTAACGATAATCCAGTGACAAAATCTTGTGTGTCTCTACTTAGAGGGAGTTACATACCTGAGCTGTCTCTGCTTATGCTAACTAACATTCTAGTTACATCCATGTATCATTCTGGCACTGCTCCTCAACTAAAACCTGTCAAGAATTGACACTAATTAGCTGGACACTTTTTGAAGCTGACATGGCTAGATTTCCAGGCTCTGCAGTGTCTGACGTCCACTAATTCAACATTTCTATACTTTGTTTCCTAGAGTAACCAGATCCTTAAAGACAAGAGTCCATAAGGATTTACAGCGAAACAAATGACTGTCTGTCTTTTGTCACCAAGGTTATTCAGGGGACTAAATGCAAGTGAAGACTGTGCCCTCTGAGTTCAGAGAACTACATGGAGTATttgactggaagaaaaaaaagagttaaactTACTTATTGGTATCTATTTGTTGCAGTCTGTCATGAAAGCTAGCAGCAACTTCTGTAAAATTCTCCACAGCTGAAAAGAGAGCATCTGGAGGGAGCAGGAAGGAAGTATTTAACTTCAAATTCCAACATACAAATCAAATTCTTCAAATTAAAGCTTTATCTTTCAGTGTGATCATGATCTGTCAGTTCTCACTGAATGAAAATCAGATGACCCCATATTTCCACATTAAAAACTACATAATTCTGTATGAAAATTTGCCTTGGAGACAATAGAAATCAGTATTTATGTAAATATTGTTTATTATTTGCTACTTGAAGAATGTACATAAATACCAAAAACTAGAGCATGGATTGCCAGAAACAGACTGTTCAAGTAGGCCCAGGATTTTATAAATCACAACAACCTGTGTTACTAGTATGTACCTCCACACATACAGAGTTTTGAGAAAGACTGAgagtatgtctgtgtgtgtgcacacatgcacacacatacctGATATTGGTCATTCGCAGCCAAGTTCTAAACTGAAGAGTATATAAagttgcaaataaaataaaagcttctcaGGTAGTGAGCGTATTGTGAATCCCTATAACATGAAATCAAATTTCACATGCCAGTACATGATCCCTGTTGTGGCACAGGGATGAACCATTCCTGCCTGACCGAGCCATGAGGCAAACTTCTCATGGTGCCTGCACCTGCCATCGTGAGCACATAAACTGAGACAAGAGAAGTTCTGACTAATATAAGGAGAATCTTTTTACCCGAAGGACTGTCAAGCACTGTGGACCACAGAGGTTTTgtagtctctgtccttggaggttttcaagaccagaTGGAATAAAGCTCTGtgcaacctggtctgacctcaaAGCTGACCCTGCCTTGGGCAGGTTGACCTAGAAACCTCCTGAGGTTCCTTCTaacctgaattatcctatgaTCAGTGTTGGACAGAGAATTATCCAACACTGCAAAGCAGTGTTACTATTTTTAGGGACCAAGACAAAGATATCTTGTTGCCATCATCAGTGAACCATGAATGTGAAACTGTGTAAGCTCTACTTGGCAGTCGCACAGTCTCTACACAGGCATACTAGTGACAAAATATccacatttcaaattatttgaggGTGTGGCATTTGTTTTATATACTGTTCATTCAACACAAGGTAAATACCAGGTCATGACTAAGATACGCATTAAGATAAGGCTGCTAACATTAACAGAGGAGTGTGATGAAAGCCTGTACGTACCAAAGGATACATTGTATGTTGCCAGTTCCTCTTCATGATTCCTTGACAAATTATAGATGATGTGAGCATAGTTGCTGACAGCTGATGCATAATCTCTACAGTCGAAAGGAAGCACAATGGAGTTGGCCAATTCAAACACCAGCCCTCCCCGTACCTGAGCTACTGTCAGATGATTCTTGAAAGTGGGATCATAAAACCTCTCCACAATTTCATAGGTTTCATAGACAGTGTGGTAAACTGGATAGCTGCTATATTTTTCCAcattctgaaacaaacaaaaccattatTCAGCTGTGGATACTTCAGCTTTGCTTGAAAACCTTTGCTGTGGGATTCAAGACACTGTAAAGTTCAGTGTTCAGGTCACGTTAATCCTATGTAGCTACTACAGACAGTTGAATGAGAAGAACTGCTCAGTGGTGGCTCTCCTGGACATCAACCTATGACGAACAGTTGTTTGGAGAAACCTCTCTCCACTGACCATGTAGAGCCTAAAGAAGGTAGCTAACAACAGCCAAATAACTTTTAGTTGGCTAAATTAAGGTGAGATTGCCCTTCCTTTCTTTGCTTGGATCCCAACAATCATTCCTCTTTGTGTCTTTGGATACAcgttttcagaggaaaagaccATACTGAATAGATTGCTCCTTGAATATCTGTCAGTCTCATCCACAGTACACTCTACAGTCAAACaagtattttgcattaaaaatgaacCATTTTGAGTTCAGAACTTCTTAAGTTATTATAAATCATTCAGAAGTCATCATAAGGCACTTATAAACCCTTCATCAACCATAGGTAATTTTGAGCACGTCCATTTATCCTGAGCAAAGTTCCTTTCATCTGACTGACACTAAGCTGAcctatttaataaatatttgtgttgCAGTAGCACATAGAGTTCTAGTAATGAACTGGGGCTCCACTCTGACACACTAAACTGAACTCCAAAAACCTGGCAGTCTAAATGGCTCAATTACAGGTGATATTATTCAGGCAGTTACAGGGGAGACAAAATTACAGACACAGACTTACCAAATTTTTACTGTAACGTGCTCTCCCTGAAGCGATGCCAAGACGTTGAAAAAAGACTTCAAAGTCATTGCCAGAACCcagtttatttattcttttaacaagaaagaggaaaatgcctTGAGTGACAATACTTGAAGTATAATTTTGGTTTGCTTCCCAGTACCGTGGCAATTCTTTATTCTGCAGTCACAGTCACTACAGTCTTTCCCTAGTACACTATTTCTGTCAGTATACCATGAATTGCTTGTGACCCCTACATTACATGCACCTTATCAACTGCATTCTTAGAGAAGCACAGTCATCATTCTCAGGGTCAGAGAAATCAAACTCTCAAGAGGAGAATTTAACTCACTCTCTTTAATCATTGAGAAGACCCAATGACCTTCCTCCTGTTGAACTTCCACTATCCTGAGCTCTCAACTCAGAGAAATCAGAACAGTACCAGCATGGAATGGAATCAGTCTGAGATTCTCTAGAGAAAGCCTGGTAAATTTGAAGGTCAGTGTTGTAAAATCCTGTTTGGTGTGCTCCCCAGTCACCCAAACTCGAAGGCCTTCCAGGACACAGGAAGCAAGTTCAAGGAAAAGCTGCTGCGTTAGCATCCTGTGTGCCTGCTGCTGGCTTCTGCATACTACCCTTATTTGTCTAAATCTCTATAAACTGCTTTTATAGACTTTATTTTTCATACATAAAGCCTCCTGTTCATGCTACAAAGGCAGGTTCACAAAGCTGTTGTACAATAGTGTATCAGCTGCAAACAATAAAGCTCTGAAATTTACACCAGCGGAGAATCACACCATTTCTTTTAGGTGCTCAGTTTTTCAAGTGGGTATTTCTTTAAAACCCACACTTAAAAACCCACACAAGTTATAATAATTTTTGCTgtatcatttattttcttttgtcactgaCCTGGGGACCTCTTTATATTCgcttgatggattttttttatacCAGCTCTCATAAAGAGATTTTCCTTCAAACCCCTCATCAGGACTTGGTATCTAGAGAAAGTATATTGTAAAAAAAGACAAAGGGTACAATTTTAAATGTTACCAAGCAACAAACATACAACCTGTGATCACATAAAGCCTATGGCTTTAGGGCAATGAATAAGCCACAGTCTTAAGTCCCCCAACCtttctgcatttccattttaacatttgaaatgtatAGCGCTTTCCAGAGGAATAGTTTATTTGCTAAAACCAGGTAATTTTAGatggaagaaaacacagagaaagcaaaatatttcaagtcAATAGTTACACTCTGATATTTATTTATgagattttcagtatttaaatattcAACACACAAATCCCTcacaaaccccaaactttttctttcacttatgCAGGAAATGTCAATTTTGTTGTGGATTAATTCAAAACTGTTTCTACCTTGTTTTAGTTcacaaaaagttattttcatgGATGCAGCAGTAACCTTAGAAGGGCAAAGTGTACAATACTTGGGGTTTATGTCATCATAGCTTATACAGAGGTATATAAACCATGATCATCCTAAAATTTGTCCCTATCACTCTGACTATTTTCCAGATTATGGAGCAGGTTAAATATTGAGGCTattctttcatctttcctttttattGGTGGGCTGGTCAGGTTTTATTATCTTTAATTTAGTAAAGATTATAGATATTAATAATAGTATATATATTAATATCTACCATCTAAGAATTACCTCACAATAGGaatcaaaataaaactaatatATTTGGGGTTTTGGTCACAAAGCTAATTGTTCATAGAACAGTGTTAACATCATTAACAGTTTTTGCCACAGATTAACTTTGATGGGATCACAGGGGATACTGCTTCCTGATCAGCATTCTCTTCAGACATCAGCTACCAACAAGCTGTGGTTACATGCATTCATCAGCATTTGTTGCTGCTTCCCAGCTCAAGGAAGGGTTACGCAACCGTGTTTACTGGTATTTAGGTCAACATTTTAATGAAGGCTCTTGGTGTCCAAGCTGAGACTCTGCTGACCTGATTTTCTGACTGTTCTGACCACCTGCACTTAGCATATGTTACTATGGGAACTACAGGTGATCAGCACTTCTGCAGTTCAGGACAGAAATATCTTTATCTGGCCACCTAATTTTAGagagttaaattttatttgttgTCTTTCAATTGCCAGAAAATTATTATACTGAACTACTGTATTTCCTTTACTTTTGTACTGGTCTAATGCCAGCTTCCAAGAGATAACAAATTATCAACCCTGGAAAAGGGAGGAATGAATATAAACAGCAGATGAGTGCAGATATAGTAGATTCATAGAATATATACAGTAGTTGAATGTACATTATTGATATGTACATAAAATACACACAACGAAGACTAATGCAATGTTCATGCTTTAATTGagataaacattaaaaaagaaaacagaaataaaagcccCTTAGTGCCAGCCTCTAAGACCCACTGTCAAAGCAAGGAACATCTTACCTCCTAAGATGGTGAGGTTATATACTGACAAAGGTCCTTGCCTTTTAACTTTGTGTGCCATCCAAATATGTGTGAGAGCATCACGGTCAGAGCCCATGACTACCCAACAGAGGACACTGAAGCTGAGCACATTGACCAAACCTGTCACATCACGCTAAAAACAATGATGTAGCGAGCCTAATTTCTTCCCCTGCCTAAAAGGAGTCAAAGTCTCCACTACCATAGGCACCCTAGTAGTTGGACTGGGCATCCAGGTTTGTGCTTGTTTCTGTCCTCTAGCTCATGgcgtttttttattcttttgttcttaGAAGGAATACTTTCACAGGAGGAGTGGAAAAATCCCCTAATCCTGAATAGCTAATAATTTAAAGATATAAGCTTGAATCCCTTTGCCACTCCTGGGAAAAAGCTCCAGTTACTTAGCTACTGACTTTAAAAGGGGTGCTgcagtcagaaaagaaagaaacatattGACACCATATTTTAGACACTGGGCCCCATCCAGTAAGTGAGCACCGAACATGCTGGCTAAAAATCTCAAGCAATATTACCTCTTTAGTCAGACTGTATACCAGCCTGTACATCAGTGGTGTGCAATCCACTCGTAGTGTGTAgtttcctgaaaaaaaggaaaaactattaGAAGAAGCAAGTTTTACTCAGCTGAAACCTCATGCCATTATTTGTTAATAAGAAAGGGACTAGACAGCTACGCTCAAGGAACAAGCTGATTTTCCCTGTAGAATTCTCCTATGAACTTGTCAGTGCAATTGTATTGGTTAGGATGAATAACAGCCCAGCTTTTGAAGCAACCCTTAAGAGCTTTTCTATGTCCCTGCGTTTATTACACACATTCTAAGAGGAGAAGCTGACTCTAAAGATTTGCCATAGAACTGCTGACAGAGGCACAACACTTCTCACCTCTCCCCATGACTTCCTAAAGAGTGTAGCTACTGTAACGGACTTCTTCCCTGAAGTAACAGGAATATCTGAAGGATACTTTATGATTCTGGGTCACAGTTTCTCCCCATATCTACTCCTGAACTAATGCAACAAAATTGTCACATTGAAACTTTCACGGATCTCCAAGCCAAAATGCCTCCCAGTCATCTGTATATACTATCACTATTCCTGTAAAACACAGGTCAAAACTACATACCTTCGATGGAGGAATCTGCATTGATATAAGCCACTCCCCGTGCTTGCAATACTTTGGCATTTTCctatgaaaaggaaaagaggaagaaaaggctgatgaacttttttttttttcttccgaaCTATTTTCTCATCCACAGAAGTAACGGCTGTTTCAGGGAAAGACATCATATACTGCACGGAGCCATATATTCTTGGAAGTTCAAAaggaaatgagagagagagacagagagagagagagtgaggaagagagggaaggagggaagaagtgTTGTTTTCTAGTACAGATTTCTCAAAGAACTGCCACTGTGCAAACTTGTCTTTGAACACTATTGGTTTACCTCAGCCCACTCCGTCGATCCTAACAAGCCAAATTCCTCTGCATCCCAGCTTGCAAATATCACTGTTCTCCTTGGCCTCCATCCTGTAATAAAAGACCATGAAAACTGTATTACTGAAATAAAGACGGCTTGTTACATGGTAAATAGCATGAAAACGAAtatcactgggggggggggggctcatcTTTTATCCTGATCTGTGGGGAAAGAGGTGTGTTTTAAGGACCTTTAACACCAACTTCTTCACTAAGCTAATCTAGTAATGGTTTTTTTATGTTGTACTGCAGTGTTGTGCCAAATAATGtagtctttttcttctctcagctttaaTGGGAAGAGAATTGTCTAAAAACTCAGAACAAGGAAAAATGATGTGCTTGTGCACAAATCcttgaaataaagcttttctactcttttttgctttgtttaatttaGTACACATTGTATACCAGTGTCTACGTTGACAGAAAGTGTTTGGCATGTTTTCATATCTATTACTGAACTTCTTTGACCTGTCTCCCAAATGCCAGATTTCAAAACCTAAGGAATTCACCGTAACTTTGACAGACCACCTTCAAAACAGTGATGTTCCACTTGAAGTTCTGCATTTGATTTAAACCCAGGCCAAATAGAAAACGCTCTATTGCCCTGCCTCTCTATCTCTGCCCAGTTTTATTTGAGGCTACTGGTATCTTTTCATCTTTtgctccctttctcttttttttttttttttttcagcttgcatTCCAAAGACAGTTTCCCCTAATATCAGTAAGTGGGAGGGAATGGAAAGAAAACTAAATGTCAGTAGGTTTTAACTGTAATGGGTAGGCAAAAAAAGCTCTTCTAGCACAGTATTTGAGTTATGTCAGAGCTTCTTTCCATGGGATGTCAGATAGGGAAATAGCATTTgctctgacagcagcagaaaCTTGGTACAGTTGACATTTGTTCCTATTCTAATGTAACTAGGCATGAGATATTTTTAACCGTTACCTCCTACTATGTTTGCACAGCTCATTCTCTGCATTACACAGACATTATTTACTCTTGGGTTTGTCTCCAAACTACAGTCAAGTGCTGAGAAGGCTCTCAGTGTTGCCCTGATGAAGTCTTGATCAGTCCACCACAGTTTTATAGGACCACTGAAACAACCAGTCTGACCAGACTCAAATACACAGTAACCAACTGTACATAAATGCCATGTTTATTTCAGTATCtctcattttgtgttttgtttttgtgttacTTTCTCTTGAGTAGAAAAGTACCTCACATATACCAAGGGTGTAACTGGAATTAGTTAACAGCTGCAGAGCAGTGTGCTTATTCGAGAGATCAGATAcacatttaattttaagcataCGCTTAAATCTCTGAGAAATCAACGGGCCCTGCTGAGAGCAGTGATTCTGGTGTGCTTTACTCTTTGATTACATTACCTTTCCTTTTTAGTCTTCCAAAGCTCCTCACAATCTCATGAACCACAGCTGCCCCACTCTGAGGATCAATGCCACCAAATACCCATGAGTCACGGTGGCCTCCCAGGATGACGTATCTGTCTAGAGAAATTAATTATGGAGGTTTACTTAGAAAAAATTTTTCCTTCCATGGAGATGTTAATTggaagcaatttttaattttccatgtagGTATCAGACAACAAAGCTTAATAGTTTATAATATACATGATAGAAaagcaaaagatattttaaatctccaaagacatttttctgcattttcagccAGTACTAAAGAATTTGTCAAACACAAAAACTTGATCCCATAAAACTTAAAACCTCTTAAATTCCATAATGTTACTTCTATTATTAGAACTACTTCACCTTTCCTCTAAAGGTAGAAGCATCTTGCCATATTTTACTACAGTGTGTTTCATGGTAAAGTTGATCCACTAATTACATTTGTACAGCATGCCAACTCACAATATTAAGGTCTGCTGAATGCAGTATTTCTCTAAATATATATGTAGTCAATCAAATCATGACAAAGATGTGATTAATACGATCAAAGTCAGACTAGACATCTGTGCAACTATAATATGGTTGTGTTTCAGGCAACGGGGAAGTGCTGCAGTTAGAGGTTAAATGATGTGTTATCATCATGGGGATGTCTATATATCTGTTCTTTTCGAGTGTAAAATCACACTGGTTACAAGAGACTGTAAGACAGACAGTGACTGTAAGTCAGCAGTAGTGGATATGATGTGTTCAGGTGGAATGCAATATCCATTCCTGTTTTAGTAGGGAAGAATATCCACTTAAGAGTATTCTTTCAATTACAGAATTACTTGCCTGAAGACAAATATTTCTGTCTCGGTTATGACTCCCCCTTGAAAATCAGCATTTACAGTGAAAGTGCTGACATACCCTAAGCCATATGAAAGCTGGTGCAATAAACATTTCAACACCAACGATCATGTAGTgcaatatttcagagaaaaccatATTCCTCATTTCTCCCTTGTAACTATGAAGTGCATGTAGAGGTCACTGCACACTCACATTACACTGAAGACAAATGACTTTACCTGGCTCCACTGTGCCTCTGATGGTACCAATCACATTGTAAATCCTTCTTACTTCACTGTTACTATGAATGTGCATTTTCACCTTTCTAGTGTATTGGGAAGAAAATCCAAAGAAAATCCACCAGATTAGATAATAAAACAATTTGACACTTTTCAAAAGTGGACAATATAAATTGTAAAGAAAGCATTTTGGCCAAATTTACCCTacattaaactaaaataaatcctgaaaatatttcagtgtcctttttttctggatttataCCCGTGCAACTGAGAACACCATTTAGCCCTTGAAAGCTATGTACTGTTATCGATGTCAATAAGATTTATACAGATAACAGGCTCAGAACTCCAAATTCAAAGACTTTTTGCTagtagttaatttttaaattcggaagagtgaaaaaaaattaaacccatcTAATGTTAAAAAGGTAAATAGTTCTAATTATCTAGAAGTTGATGCAAATCAGAATTGACTCCAGCACAGTCAATACTGATGTGGCACCTCAGGCAGCAGAAAATCCTGAGGTGTATCAAGAGACTTTCTTTGTGTGTTTATCTACAACACAACTGGAGGTGCAACAACTCATCCTCAAGGGTTGTctgtatatttttcagaaagattttttcaTGTGGCATGACTAAGACATAAGGAAAATGTCAAATGGTTCAAATGAAGTCAGAACAATAGCTCAGCCAATATTGAAACACCTGGACTTTAGTCTTAAACTGTAATTactaaatcaatttttaaaacaatctgaagcaataaaaattacattgtagtgaaaactttttttctggaaaacttgaCTTGTAGGTTAATACTGTTTTATATAAGACAATAGGTAAGACCAGAAACTGGACCtgcatgaattttaaaaagacaacaaataAATTCAGTTCTCAAAAAAATAATCAGTCTCATCTAATAGTTTGTCAAAGGCTAGATGTTTTTCAAATTAAACTGGTTCAAGACTGGCTTGAAACTAAGGCAATTCAGTCATATCCATCCAGTCAAGATGTAAACCTACTGAAGCTTTGCACTGAGCACATTTCAGCCCAGAAAATGGTCATAATCAAAGGAATGATGCAAATCACCTCAGCTACTCTACCTTTGGTCAAATTCTATTGCTCTACCTGTTTTTCTCTGATCCCAAGCATGCTTTCCTTATGAAACAAAACTGACCTTGTAGAATAATTTGTTGTGAAACCAGGACCAACGTTGTAAGACACATTCAAATTTCCTTTCCAGCTACTATGCGGTGGTGCATATCCTCCCATAttactattaataataataaaaaaaaatatcatcattatTTACAGACATCTCACAATAGCGCCAAACACAAATGAAGAACCAGGAACCACACTTTGTTAGGTCGCAGGCACACACAGACCACAGTGATGGTAATTGTCTTAGACAATCTATACTACATGTTTCTACAGGAGCATAATCTGTGTTTTCAGCTACattaatactagaaaataaaCATAGAGGAATAGTCCTGAGCACTGAGATCAGCTTGGAACAGCCTACAGCTATCCTGGAAAACAATGTTGGCCTCCAAACGTTTTGCATACAAAGTGCCTCTTGTAAATGGTCCCTGAACTTTCTACTGCCTTAAAATGCATTTACATTTGAATTAGCAGAGAGTAACTTAGACCATTCTAACAGTTTAACAGCATAGGCAGTTGTCTTCCAGTGCCTGTCCCTAGACACTGTTTAATCTGGTAGCGTAGACAGAGTTGATGTGTTTCAACGATGTCTAAAATTGGAGAAATGTGATCATTCCAAGTCATCTTTTCTTGTTCCATTGTCAAAGGCAAGACGTTTTTTCTCAGTTAACACAACTGGAAATGCAGTAATTCAGTGGATCACAATCACCCATTCTTACTCACCTGTTCTAAAGGATTTATACTTTTGACATGAACTTGTAAGAAAcgcacacaaaaaaattaaaaagtatgcTAGATGTTCTGGTTCTTATTAGGCAAAATATATTGTAAATGAAAGCATGTCCTTTACTGTAAATGCATACTTCAGTCAAACTGTATTCCACAGAAACTTCAGCATCTCTTCAAGTCCTCAGtatatttttcatacaaaaatatAACGGCAGGAATATCCAGAAGTTGTGACTTCTCAAGACAAAAGTGAAAACAAGAAGCCAGTACTTTTAGAGGATTTAGATTTCATTCATAATTATTAAAACCAAGTTCTATAATTATTTACAATTATTGAAGAGAAATACCTAGCTACATCGTATTTATACATATTAATCTGCTCTACCACTACCAGTTGGCAGTGGAAAAAAGAGAGGTTCTTAACCTATGCCTTTATTATTATAAGAAGATATCCTCATAAATGCGATGACcagaaagttttaaagaaaagacagTTTGGAGATATATTAGACCATGAAAGTTTgagaagaaataggaaaaaacacTAAAAGAGTGTTAATGAACATCAGGTATGCAAAACCACCAAAGACAGTGAAATTCTGcctcaatataaaaataaatagcttcAATACTTCAGAGGAAACCTACACAGAAAAccaagacaggatttttttttgacTCAATATTCGAAGAGTCATCATACAAGAGCAGAATGATTTCTCAGGTGATTTAGATGTAAAATTCCTATACAAA
Coding sequences within:
- the LOC141973708 gene encoding putative N-acetylated-alpha-linked acidic dipeptidase isoform X1, with amino-acid sequence MWRSLGAVREPAGPRAASGRLWAVVLGAAAGFFLLGFLIGWFAKPTGKKTSVSPHEDMKAAFMTEMKAENIKQFLYNFTQLPHLAGTKENLHLAQQVQAEWKEFGLDSVQLVHYDVLLSYPDDTKPNYISIIDEHGNEIFNTSLSEPSPPGYETVRDVVPPYSAFSAQGMPQGELVYVNYGRTEDFFKLEREMGINCTGKIVIARYGKIFRGNKVKNAELAGAKGVILYSDPADYCAPGVDPYPNGWNLPGGGAQRGNVLNLNGAGDPLTPGYPAKEYTYRLDKASGVGLPKIPVHPIGYHDAELLLRNMGGYAPPHSSWKGNLNVSYNVGPGFTTNYSTRKVKMHIHSNSEVRRIYNVIGTIRGTVEPDRYVILGGHRDSWVFGGIDPQSGAAVVHEIVRSFGRLKRKGWRPRRTVIFASWDAEEFGLLGSTEWAEENAKVLQARGVAYINADSSIEGNYTLRVDCTPLMYRLVYSLTKEIPSPDEGFEGKSLYESWYKKNPSSEYKEVPRINKLGSGNDFEVFFQRLGIASGRARYSKNLNVEKYSSYPVYHTVYETYEIVERFYDPTFKNHLTVAQVRGGLVFELANSIVLPFDCRDYASAVSNYAHIIYNLSRNHEEELATYNVSFDALFSAVENFTEVAASFHDRLQQIDTNNLLAVRSLNDQLMLLERAFIDPLGLPGRPFYRHVIFAPSSHNKYAGESFPGIYDAMFDIKNKADQHEAWEEVKKQISIAAFTVQAAAETLKEAA